One genomic segment of Pyruvatibacter mobilis includes these proteins:
- a CDS encoding SGNH/GDSL hydrolase family protein, with amino-acid sequence MTISKHRIVFFGDSICVGQGVSLHRSWVSRLAAAMDPHGDRAVIVNASINGNTTRQALERMPYDVQSNGVDLLLAQFGLNDCNQWESDRGHPRVSPAAFAANLEEICTRALSFGAKGIVLNTNHPTLRDRDTMPFSQNTYEDKNREYNNIVRDLAARSSLREKITLIDIETSFLNATKNDRDKLGQLLLEDNLHLSLEGHNLYHATVKPVFSKVLKNEFGIKVK; translated from the coding sequence ATGACTATTTCCAAACACCGAATCGTCTTCTTTGGAGACTCAATCTGCGTTGGGCAAGGTGTCTCCCTGCACCGCAGTTGGGTGTCGAGACTCGCCGCAGCAATGGATCCACATGGTGACCGCGCTGTTATCGTCAACGCTTCGATCAATGGCAATACCACACGACAAGCCCTCGAACGCATGCCCTATGATGTTCAGTCGAACGGCGTCGACCTATTACTGGCACAATTTGGCCTGAATGACTGCAATCAATGGGAGTCGGACCGCGGGCACCCAAGAGTCAGCCCAGCAGCTTTTGCAGCAAACCTTGAAGAGATCTGTACAAGAGCATTGTCATTCGGAGCCAAAGGCATAGTACTGAACACAAATCACCCAACTTTGAGAGATCGGGACACAATGCCCTTTTCTCAAAACACCTACGAAGACAAGAACAGGGAATACAACAATATCGTCCGTGATCTGGCCGCTCGCTCTTCCTTGCGCGAAAAGATCACCCTTATTGACATTGAAACTTCTTTCCTTAACGCTACAAAAAATGATCGTGACAAACTTGGCCAACTTCTCCTTGAGGACAATCTGCACTTAAGCCTCGAAGGCCACAATCTTTACCACGCAACTGTAAAACCAGTTTTCTCAAAGGTATTGAAGAACGAATTTGGAATAAAAGTTAAGTAA
- a CDS encoding class I SAM-dependent methyltransferase produces the protein MSPSTITHLDQHMLDAYMDEDSIAELIKQISKPRDHELTCQRWLMNSSAKRLGFSMLYGDLLSTSGKRILDIGGGLTCLTNKLASQHDYHLVDLMAHDSPEHVEELRGSPPSFRVDQQDWYEVPLDQEYDVIVANDIFPNVDQRLALFLNKAIPACSQLRVSLTYHNAPRFHFAKRLDADEVFCMLAWNGPQVAAVLSEYQTRFANWQPNGFEQDRESLYPNGRQVCIATLNGDI, from the coding sequence ATGTCGCCTTCCACAATCACCCACTTGGATCAGCATATGCTTGATGCCTATATGGACGAGGACAGCATTGCGGAATTGATCAAACAGATATCCAAACCTCGAGACCATGAACTGACCTGTCAGCGTTGGCTGATGAATTCATCGGCAAAGCGCCTTGGGTTTTCTATGCTTTATGGTGACCTGTTGAGTACGTCGGGTAAACGAATTCTTGACATCGGAGGTGGTCTCACTTGCCTCACAAACAAACTGGCTTCGCAGCATGATTACCATCTGGTGGATCTGATGGCTCATGATAGCCCCGAACATGTCGAGGAGCTTAGAGGCTCGCCTCCCTCTTTTAGGGTAGACCAACAGGATTGGTATGAAGTGCCTCTCGACCAGGAATATGATGTCATCGTTGCCAATGACATTTTCCCGAATGTGGATCAGCGGCTTGCCCTTTTTTTAAACAAAGCAATCCCCGCCTGCAGCCAGCTTCGCGTGTCGCTTACTTACCACAACGCTCCTCGATTTCACTTCGCTAAGCGGCTTGATGCTGACGAAGTCTTTTGCATGCTGGCGTGGAATGGTCCGCAGGTAGCAGCAGTGCTTTCTGAGTACCAGACCCGTTTTGCAAATTGGCAGCCCAACGGTTTTGAACAGGATCGCGAATCTCTTTACCCAAATGGGCGCCAAGTATGCATAGCTACCCTCAATGGTGACATCTAG
- a CDS encoding sulfotransferase, whose product MSKGSTGSITSLDAMEQILLEKGSSQDTSPAPVFLIASPRTGSTYAYQLLVGTFGLPFISNFTNEHFPHHPILGLSIQRSWCQNQLIDTSSAFGKTVGLFQPSEASAVMTNWFGGGHPSEITSRHVIHGKEEHMIQTLAAAEVLFSRPLLIKNAWNCFRLDYLHQTFPNSKFIWLRRDIAAAAKSDLQARYITKKLPTAWNSATPRNYPHLKTRPYWEQVVENQYEFARAIQDHISMAGKQHITEVWYEDLLEDEEQTLSQLASAAPELGACLTESQLRRHEPTKSISTSLSPEDDKAIEQYIAATSTRLTNCRYPTK is encoded by the coding sequence ATGAGCAAGGGTAGTACGGGCTCCATCACTTCGCTGGATGCCATGGAGCAAATTCTTTTGGAGAAAGGAAGCTCGCAAGACACAAGCCCAGCTCCGGTCTTTCTGATTGCTTCTCCCCGCACTGGCAGCACCTATGCTTACCAACTGCTAGTCGGAACATTTGGCCTACCGTTCATTTCAAATTTCACGAATGAACACTTCCCCCATCACCCAATTCTGGGACTATCCATCCAGAGGTCGTGGTGTCAGAACCAATTGATAGACACCTCCAGTGCATTCGGAAAAACAGTCGGCCTCTTTCAGCCATCAGAAGCTTCCGCCGTCATGACCAATTGGTTCGGCGGAGGACATCCATCGGAAATCACCAGTCGTCATGTAATACATGGCAAAGAAGAACACATGATCCAAACCTTGGCAGCAGCCGAAGTTCTGTTTTCCAGACCGCTTCTCATCAAGAATGCGTGGAATTGCTTTCGTCTTGACTACCTTCACCAGACGTTCCCGAACTCAAAATTCATCTGGCTTAGAAGGGACATAGCTGCGGCTGCCAAATCAGACCTCCAAGCCCGCTATATAACCAAAAAGCTTCCTACGGCTTGGAATTCAGCGACACCAAGGAACTACCCGCATCTTAAAACCCGCCCGTATTGGGAGCAGGTTGTTGAAAACCAGTATGAGTTTGCCCGCGCGATCCAGGACCATATAAGTATGGCCGGCAAGCAGCATATCACTGAAGTCTGGTATGAGGATTTACTTGAGGATGAGGAACAGACCCTGAGTCAATTGGCCTCGGCCGCCCCAGAACTTGGAGCATGCCTCACTGAATCTCAGCTACGGCGACACGAACCAACAAAATCAATCTCAACGTCGCTTTCTCCGGAAGACGATAAGGCAATTGAACAGTACATTGCGGCAACAAGCACGCGCCTGACAAACTGCCGCTATCCGACCAAATAG
- a CDS encoding ABC transporter ATP-binding protein encodes MSKVYNLYDSQGEQLLHQSGVSKFMFWRSPPNFREFRALNNVSIRIPAGDRLGIVGRNGAGKTTLLKLITRNFAPTTGNVQVNGSVQALMQLGIGFHPEFTGYDNIRAALAYNGLDPKALTEAMEDIIDFVELGDFLHQPMKTYSLGMNARLQFATATAIRPDILIIDEIMGAGDSYFAAKSAHRMERLTKSGCTLLLVSHSSAQVLQFCEDALWLDGGSVRMEGKALEVVKAYEEYVQELSFQQQRQAKLALAAPDNVEKASSEEQRDYDTPDWQKDQLMKLVTNADSTTDTVSRWPGEHGMKISRVEVRDQKGLVNGMIDSGQPMTIEVDVSAEHDGHFFFKLSILVMSLEGVGLSRHLSPEFERNMKEGENTTVKLVYPETMLAKGEFVFSVGLFKEFDPDDTNNVVRYDLLSRSFKIKVHPKTNSEPALFHHPAHWETEPE; translated from the coding sequence GTGTCCAAAGTTTACAACCTTTATGACAGCCAGGGAGAACAACTCTTGCACCAAAGCGGAGTCTCCAAGTTTATGTTCTGGCGGTCACCACCGAATTTCCGAGAATTCAGGGCACTGAACAATGTCAGCATCCGCATTCCTGCCGGTGATCGCCTTGGCATTGTTGGAAGGAACGGAGCTGGCAAGACTACACTGCTGAAACTCATTACCCGGAACTTCGCGCCAACCACAGGTAATGTGCAAGTCAATGGTTCCGTGCAGGCACTTATGCAGCTTGGAATAGGCTTCCACCCGGAATTCACCGGATATGACAATATCCGTGCTGCTCTTGCTTACAATGGTCTGGACCCAAAGGCGCTGACGGAAGCGATGGAAGACATCATCGATTTCGTGGAACTCGGTGACTTTCTGCACCAGCCGATGAAGACATACTCATTGGGCATGAATGCACGCCTGCAGTTCGCGACAGCAACGGCAATTAGGCCTGATATCCTGATAATTGATGAGATCATGGGCGCCGGAGACAGTTACTTCGCTGCGAAATCGGCCCATCGGATGGAGCGCTTAACGAAGTCCGGCTGCACTCTGCTGCTCGTTTCACATTCATCCGCCCAGGTCCTCCAGTTTTGCGAGGATGCCCTCTGGCTCGACGGCGGTAGTGTGAGAATGGAGGGCAAGGCGCTGGAAGTTGTCAAGGCGTATGAGGAATACGTTCAGGAACTCTCCTTCCAGCAACAGCGACAAGCGAAGCTGGCTTTAGCTGCTCCTGACAACGTGGAAAAAGCCTCTAGCGAAGAACAGCGTGACTACGACACACCTGACTGGCAGAAGGACCAGTTGATGAAATTAGTCACAAATGCTGACAGCACGACAGACACAGTTTCACGCTGGCCAGGCGAGCACGGCATGAAGATTTCCCGAGTTGAGGTTCGTGATCAAAAAGGCCTTGTCAACGGCATGATAGACAGCGGCCAACCAATGACAATTGAAGTAGATGTGTCTGCTGAACACGATGGTCACTTTTTTTTCAAGTTGTCCATTCTCGTTATGTCACTTGAAGGAGTAGGACTGTCCCGTCACCTGAGCCCAGAATTCGAAAGGAATATGAAGGAGGGCGAGAATACCACCGTTAAGCTTGTTTATCCTGAAACTATGCTGGCTAAGGGAGAGTTTGTTTTCTCGGTTGGTCTGTTCAAAGAGTTTGATCCGGACGACACCAACAACGTGGTACGTTACGACCTGCTGTCTCGCAGCTTCAAGATCAAGGTTCATCCAAAGACGAATTCCGAACCGGCCCTGTTTCACCACCCGGCACATTGGGAAACCGAACCGGAATGA
- a CDS encoding ABC transporter permease: MPQKRQRKNLISWACTPFSEVLKHRKILLRTTLNDIKGIYAGSILGILWAILGPIVMLFVYSFTYAVIFRIRPPDMGVTEYILYVFCGLASFISFSGAVTAGTLSLVSNRSVLLNTVFPAELIPLRSVLSASIFMPVGITIVLAGDFFLSKTTATIALVPIVMLLQLMFVTGLCWILSLVALLMRDIQQIIYYSIMMLMVITPIAYTPSMMPRQVAALIYVNPLSYFVISFQNLIMLNKIPPISITIPMVAISFATFIFGYRICISSKSAFYDYA, encoded by the coding sequence ATGCCACAGAAACGCCAGAGAAAAAACCTCATCAGCTGGGCTTGCACCCCGTTCTCAGAAGTATTGAAGCACAGGAAAATCTTACTGCGGACCACATTAAATGATATAAAAGGTATATATGCAGGTTCTATACTTGGTATATTATGGGCTATTCTCGGACCTATAGTAATGCTATTCGTCTACTCTTTCACATATGCAGTTATCTTCCGAATCCGCCCGCCCGATATGGGCGTAACAGAATACATTCTTTATGTATTCTGCGGTCTAGCCTCATTCATATCCTTCTCAGGTGCAGTTACCGCAGGAACACTTTCTCTTGTTTCAAATAGGTCTGTACTGTTGAATACCGTATTTCCGGCAGAACTAATCCCACTCAGAAGCGTGCTGAGCGCTAGCATATTTATGCCCGTCGGGATAACCATTGTTTTGGCGGGAGACTTTTTTCTTAGCAAGACGACGGCCACCATAGCATTAGTTCCCATCGTAATGTTGCTACAACTAATGTTTGTAACAGGGCTATGCTGGATACTTTCTCTTGTTGCACTTCTAATGCGAGATATACAACAAATCATATATTACTCAATAATGATGCTGATGGTCATCACACCAATAGCATACACACCAAGCATGATGCCACGTCAAGTCGCAGCTCTTATTTATGTTAACCCTCTGTCCTACTTTGTAATATCATTTCAAAACCTTATAATGCTGAATAAGATACCTCCTATATCGATTACAATTCCCATGGTGGCAATTAGCTTCGCCACTTTTATTTTTGGGTACAGAATTTGTATTTCGTCAAAGAGCGCGTTCTACGACTATGCCTAA
- the asnB gene encoding asparagine synthase (glutamine-hydrolyzing), with product MCGFGAIVDLERDRSHVSAADLVILGRLIAHRGPDGEGLWVASHRRAGLVHRRLSIIDLTDHAAQPMHSGNGVSIAYNGETYNYLELREAIGGNWEFTSNSDTEAVLASYEMFGTDCVSHMRGMFAFAIWDEKAQKLFCARDRFGIKPFYYTVVDGVFYCASEAKALLPFLPDIETDKAAFAEYLTFQYTIGEQTLFKGIKQLMPGHALSVQNGEVKVWRYWDVHYDIDFDHSPAYFESRLTELLDDSVRVHLRSDVPVGAYVSGGIDSSLMGLLAARHDEVNRLSFNGRFTEFPGYDESNYAQIVADRMNGDLHIADITAADFRDNIRNVIYHLDFPVAGPGSFPQYMVSKLAAEHVKVVLGGQGGDEIFGGYARYLLAYFEQCIKAAMDGNYRNGNYVVTIESIVPNLGLLREYKPMMQQFWKEGLFGPLDERYFRLVDRSTDMTDEVDWSELDQDAVFASFQSIFNSARNVGKEAYFDSMTHFDFKCLLPALLHVEDRMSMAHGLESRVPLLDHGLVEFAATVPADVKFEGGHMKHMLKTAYADVIPQEVLTRRDKMGFPVPLKEWFAGELNGMMVDIFTNLKDSHRPYINADTVLNSFDKAARFSRKTWGLLSLELWHQEFHDKAADFRAMRTEPASIEAEKVGA from the coding sequence ATGTGCGGCTTTGGAGCCATTGTGGACTTAGAGCGCGACCGCAGTCACGTCTCGGCGGCTGATTTGGTCATACTAGGTCGGCTGATTGCCCATCGCGGGCCCGATGGCGAGGGCCTGTGGGTCGCGTCGCACCGGCGCGCGGGCCTGGTGCACCGACGGCTGTCGATCATCGACCTGACGGATCACGCTGCCCAGCCGATGCACAGCGGCAACGGGGTGTCCATTGCCTACAACGGCGAGACCTATAATTACCTGGAACTGCGTGAAGCGATCGGCGGGAATTGGGAGTTCACCAGCAACTCCGATACCGAAGCGGTTCTGGCGTCATACGAAATGTTTGGGACCGATTGCGTAAGCCACATGCGGGGCATGTTCGCGTTCGCGATCTGGGACGAGAAGGCACAGAAGCTGTTCTGTGCGCGCGACCGGTTCGGAATCAAGCCGTTCTATTACACGGTGGTGGACGGGGTTTTTTACTGCGCGTCCGAAGCCAAGGCGCTGCTGCCCTTCCTGCCGGATATCGAGACAGACAAGGCGGCTTTCGCCGAGTATCTGACCTTTCAGTACACCATTGGCGAGCAGACCCTGTTCAAAGGCATCAAGCAGTTGATGCCGGGCCATGCGCTGTCCGTGCAGAATGGCGAGGTCAAGGTCTGGCGTTATTGGGATGTGCACTACGACATCGATTTCGACCATAGCCCGGCCTATTTCGAAAGTCGGTTGACGGAGCTGCTGGACGATTCAGTGCGCGTGCATCTGCGCAGTGACGTGCCGGTGGGCGCCTATGTGTCGGGCGGTATCGACTCGAGCCTGATGGGGCTTCTGGCCGCGCGCCATGACGAAGTGAACCGGCTCTCGTTCAACGGGCGGTTCACCGAATTTCCCGGGTACGACGAAAGCAATTACGCCCAAATCGTTGCTGACCGGATGAATGGCGATCTGCACATTGCAGATATCACCGCCGCCGACTTCCGCGACAACATCCGCAACGTCATCTACCACCTCGATTTCCCGGTGGCGGGTCCAGGGTCCTTTCCGCAATACATGGTGTCGAAGCTTGCGGCAGAGCATGTGAAGGTGGTGCTGGGCGGCCAGGGTGGTGACGAGATTTTCGGCGGCTATGCGCGTTACCTGCTCGCTTACTTCGAGCAATGTATCAAGGCGGCGATGGACGGCAACTATCGCAACGGTAATTACGTTGTGACGATCGAATCCATCGTCCCCAACCTTGGATTGCTGCGCGAATACAAGCCAATGATGCAGCAGTTCTGGAAGGAAGGTTTGTTCGGCCCGCTGGACGAGCGCTACTTCCGGCTTGTTGACCGTTCGACCGACATGACCGACGAGGTGGACTGGTCGGAACTTGATCAGGACGCGGTGTTCGCCAGCTTCCAATCCATCTTCAACAGCGCGCGGAATGTGGGCAAGGAAGCCTATTTCGACAGCATGACGCATTTCGACTTCAAGTGCCTGCTGCCTGCCTTGCTCCACGTGGAAGACCGCATGAGCATGGCGCATGGGCTGGAAAGCCGGGTGCCGCTCCTGGATCATGGCCTGGTCGAATTTGCGGCCACGGTGCCCGCGGATGTGAAGTTTGAAGGCGGCCATATGAAGCACATGCTGAAGACTGCCTATGCGGATGTGATCCCGCAGGAAGTCCTGACGCGACGCGACAAGATGGGCTTCCCGGTTCCGCTGAAAGAATGGTTTGCCGGCGAGCTCAACGGCATGATGGTGGATATCTTCACCAACCTCAAAGACAGCCACAGGCCGTATATCAATGCGGATACGGTGCTCAACAGTTTCGACAAGGCTGCGCGGTTCTCGCGCAAGACCTGGGGGCTGTTGTCACTGGAACTATGGCACCAGGAATTCCATGACAAGGCAGCCGATTTCCGTGCCATGCGCACCGAACCGGCGTCGATTGAAGCAGAGAAGGTAGGCGCATGA
- a CDS encoding NAD-dependent epimerase/dehydratase family protein yields MKVFVTGGCGQVGSHVVEMALERGDDVVAIDDLSTGRRIHLPESQDRLTVVEGSIADQGLVNQLIGDFKPDTLVHTAASYKDPDDWYNDTLTNCVGGTNLIRAALDNNVGRFVYFQTALCYGVKPSENPVTLNHPKNPANSSYAISKTAAEDYLEISGLDHVIFRLANVVGPRNVSGPLPIFYQRLSEGKKCFVTKARRDFVFVKDLARNVLKAMDGTGHGAYHFSSGTDVAIKELYDAVVEAMQLNDYPEPDIRDLGEDDAASILLDPSRTFQDFGDIEFTPLKETVKAAIDYYNEFGAAGGYTHLKIEENKS; encoded by the coding sequence ATGAAGGTCTTCGTGACGGGTGGCTGCGGCCAGGTCGGGTCGCATGTGGTGGAAATGGCGCTGGAGCGCGGTGACGACGTGGTGGCGATCGATGATCTGTCTACCGGCCGCCGCATTCATTTGCCCGAGAGCCAGGACCGCCTGACCGTCGTGGAGGGATCAATCGCAGACCAGGGGCTAGTCAATCAGCTTATCGGCGACTTCAAACCCGATACGCTGGTTCACACGGCGGCCTCCTACAAGGATCCGGATGATTGGTACAATGACACGCTCACCAATTGTGTCGGCGGTACGAACCTCATTCGTGCGGCACTCGACAACAATGTCGGCCGATTTGTCTATTTTCAGACGGCGCTTTGCTATGGCGTGAAGCCGTCGGAGAATCCGGTCACGCTGAACCACCCGAAGAACCCGGCCAATTCTTCATACGCGATTTCTAAAACGGCGGCGGAAGACTATCTGGAGATTTCGGGCCTCGACCACGTGATTTTCCGGCTTGCCAATGTGGTGGGCCCGCGAAATGTGTCCGGCCCGCTGCCGATCTTTTATCAGCGCCTGTCGGAAGGCAAAAAGTGCTTCGTTACCAAGGCGCGACGCGACTTCGTGTTCGTGAAAGACCTGGCTCGCAACGTCCTCAAGGCGATGGATGGGACTGGCCATGGTGCCTATCACTTCTCGTCCGGCACCGACGTGGCGATCAAGGAGCTCTATGACGCCGTGGTGGAAGCCATGCAGCTCAATGACTATCCCGAACCCGACATCCGTGACCTCGGCGAAGACGATGCGGCTTCAATCCTTCTGGATCCGTCACGGACCTTCCAGGACTTCGGTGACATCGAGTTCACACCGCTGAAGGAAACCGTCAAGGCCGCCATCGACTATTACAATGAGTTCGGCGCTGCGGGTGGCTATACGCACCTCAAGATCGAAGAGAACAAGAGCTAG
- a CDS encoding NAD-dependent epimerase/dehydratase family protein, with protein MRILMTGGAGCLGSNLIDRYLPKGHEILVIDNYATGKAGNLPPVEGLTVIEGSIVDQRLVDKAFDDFKPDVVIHSAAAYKDPVDWASDAETNVRGTINVGQAAQRLDVARLIHFQTALCYGRPDTVPIPVDHPTRPFTSYGISKTAGEQYLQMTGLPVVSLRLANVTGPRLAIGPIPTFYQRLKAGKSCFCSETVRDFLDMDDFFSLMDKALVPGAATGIFNVSTGEGHTIKDVFNAVVDYLGVTLDEPVPVVPPGDDDVPAVVLDPSETEKAFDWKAEIGFTETINRMLAWYDKHGVTDVFSHLAAPKS; from the coding sequence ATGCGTATCCTCATGACTGGCGGGGCGGGTTGCCTCGGCTCCAACCTCATTGACCGGTATTTGCCCAAAGGGCATGAGATCTTGGTGATCGACAATTACGCCACGGGCAAGGCCGGCAATCTGCCGCCTGTGGAGGGGTTGACGGTCATTGAAGGATCAATCGTCGATCAGAGGTTGGTGGACAAGGCCTTCGATGACTTCAAGCCGGACGTCGTGATCCATTCGGCGGCTGCTTACAAAGATCCGGTCGACTGGGCCAGTGATGCGGAAACCAATGTGCGCGGCACGATCAATGTGGGTCAGGCTGCCCAGCGACTTGACGTTGCGCGGCTCATCCATTTCCAGACCGCGCTTTGCTATGGCCGCCCGGATACGGTTCCGATCCCCGTGGACCATCCGACCCGTCCGTTCACCAGCTACGGCATCTCCAAGACAGCGGGAGAGCAATACTTGCAGATGACAGGTCTGCCCGTCGTGTCGCTGCGTCTTGCCAATGTGACAGGCCCGCGGCTTGCAATCGGCCCGATCCCGACCTTTTACCAGCGCCTGAAGGCAGGCAAATCGTGTTTCTGCTCAGAAACGGTGCGCGATTTCCTCGATATGGACGACTTCTTTTCGTTGATGGATAAGGCTCTTGTGCCCGGGGCGGCGACGGGGATTTTCAACGTGTCCACCGGTGAAGGCCATACAATCAAGGACGTGTTCAACGCGGTGGTGGATTATCTTGGTGTCACCTTGGACGAACCGGTGCCCGTCGTGCCGCCCGGCGATGACGATGTGCCGGCGGTGGTGCTTGACCCCAGCGAGACGGAAAAGGCCTTTGACTGGAAGGCCGAGATCGGTTTCACCGAGACGATTAACCGGATGCTGGCCTGGTACGACAAGCACGGGGTGACGGATGTTTTCAGTCACCTGGCCGCGCCCAAATCCTGA
- a CDS encoding NAD-dependent epimerase/dehydratase family protein: MSETYKGAKILVVGGAGFVGSNLVLKLLEQAPERVVIVDNLLSADITNVPDHPAVDYRYGSITDDKILQELPEDTEYVWHLSCLHGNQSSIADPMLDHENNTLTTLKLLERIKDFPSLKKVVYAAAGCAVAEKTFDEAEATFEDAPVSLYHDSPYSISKIIGEFYGNYYWRRHDVPFVKCRFQNVYGPREILGAGRWRGTRHTVWRNVTPTFIWKALHHEALPLDNGGFASRDFIFVEDMARGLMAAGLKGEAGEVYNLASGVETTIKDLAELINELTGNPTPADIAPARDWDRSGKRFGSTEKSKEKLGFEAQVSVRDGLERTVAWTRDNQDRIERCIRQHDWFMARV; encoded by the coding sequence ATGAGCGAAACCTATAAGGGCGCCAAAATCCTCGTGGTGGGGGGCGCCGGCTTTGTCGGCTCAAACCTCGTTCTCAAGCTTCTGGAGCAGGCGCCAGAGCGTGTTGTCATCGTGGACAACCTCCTGTCCGCGGACATCACCAATGTGCCCGACCATCCTGCGGTGGACTATCGCTATGGGTCGATCACCGATGACAAGATCCTTCAGGAACTGCCGGAAGACACAGAATATGTCTGGCATCTCTCCTGTCTCCACGGCAATCAATCCTCCATCGCAGACCCGATGCTGGATCACGAGAACAACACGCTGACAACGCTGAAACTGCTGGAGCGGATCAAGGATTTTCCGTCTCTAAAGAAGGTGGTTTATGCGGCTGCCGGGTGCGCTGTTGCCGAGAAGACATTTGATGAGGCAGAGGCCACCTTCGAGGATGCACCGGTGTCGCTCTACCACGACAGCCCGTATTCAATCTCGAAGATCATCGGTGAGTTCTACGGCAATTATTATTGGCGTCGGCACGATGTGCCTTTCGTCAAGTGCCGGTTCCAGAACGTCTATGGCCCGCGGGAGATACTCGGAGCCGGCCGCTGGCGTGGCACGCGGCACACTGTCTGGCGCAATGTGACGCCGACCTTCATCTGGAAGGCGCTTCACCATGAAGCACTGCCTCTCGACAATGGTGGCTTTGCCAGCCGCGACTTCATCTTCGTGGAAGACATGGCTCGTGGCCTGATGGCGGCGGGGCTGAAGGGGGAAGCCGGGGAGGTCTACAATCTCGCATCCGGTGTCGAGACCACCATCAAAGACCTCGCCGAACTCATAAATGAGCTGACCGGCAATCCGACCCCTGCTGACATTGCCCCGGCGCGTGACTGGGACCGGTCCGGCAAGCGCTTCGGGTCGACCGAGAAATCGAAGGAGAAACTCGGCTTCGAAGCGCAGGTCAGTGTTCGTGATGGGCTGGAGCGCACGGTTGCCTGGACACGCGACAACCAAGACCGTATCGAGCGGTGCATTCGCCAGCATGACTGGTTCATGGCGCGGGTCTAA
- the wecB gene encoding non-hydrolyzing UDP-N-acetylglucosamine 2-epimerase gives MTTILTVVGARPQFIKAAAVSRAIRARDSMSEIMVHTGQHFDANMSDVFFDELEIAPPAHHLGIGGGGHGRMTGRMLEGIEGILEAGRPDWVLIYGDTNSTIAGALAAAKLHIPVAHVEAGLRSFNKRMPEEINRILTDHVSTLLFCPTQTAVDNLASEGITAGVHHVGDVMYDATLDAREKARETSDIVARLQLEPGKYVLSTVHRAENTDSRDALGAVLDHLKAKAAEVPVVLPLHPRTAGAVKKHGLDFDGLTVIDPVGYLDMAALLDGCAEVLTDSGGVQKEAYFHRKPCTTLRDETEWVETIEAGWNRLWKGADFVSPRKDIADYGDGKSAERILDLIASAG, from the coding sequence ATGACCACGATCCTCACCGTTGTCGGCGCGCGGCCTCAATTCATCAAGGCAGCGGCCGTGAGCCGGGCAATCCGGGCGCGCGACAGCATGTCTGAAATCATGGTGCATACGGGCCAGCACTTCGACGCCAACATGTCGGATGTGTTCTTCGACGAGCTCGAGATTGCACCCCCGGCGCATCATCTGGGGATCGGTGGTGGCGGCCATGGCCGCATGACCGGACGGATGCTCGAAGGCATTGAGGGAATTCTCGAGGCGGGCCGGCCCGACTGGGTCCTTATCTATGGGGATACGAATTCCACTATTGCCGGGGCTCTTGCGGCTGCGAAGCTGCATATTCCGGTTGCGCATGTGGAAGCGGGTCTGCGGTCCTTCAACAAGCGGATGCCTGAGGAGATCAACCGTATCCTGACGGATCATGTGAGCACGCTTCTCTTCTGTCCGACGCAGACAGCGGTGGACAATCTCGCAAGTGAAGGCATCACAGCTGGTGTTCACCACGTCGGCGATGTGATGTACGACGCCACGCTGGATGCGCGTGAAAAAGCCCGCGAGACATCCGATATCGTGGCCCGGCTGCAGCTCGAACCCGGCAAATACGTGTTGTCCACCGTGCATCGGGCGGAAAATACCGATAGCAGGGATGCGCTGGGGGCTGTGCTTGACCATCTGAAGGCCAAGGCAGCCGAGGTGCCGGTGGTGTTGCCGCTGCATCCGCGCACGGCTGGCGCTGTGAAGAAGCATGGCCTGGATTTTGATGGTCTGACAGTGATTGATCCGGTTGGCTACCTGGACATGGCGGCACTTCTGGATGGGTGTGCCGAGGTGCTCACCGATTCAGGTGGTGTGCAGAAGGAAGCCTATTTCCATCGCAAGCCCTGTACGACGCTGCGGGATGAGACCGAATGGGTCGAGACGATTGAAGCTGGGTGGAACCGGCTCTGGAAAGGCGCCGATTTCGTGTCGCCGCGCAAGGACATCGCCGATTACGGAGATGGCAAGAGCGCTGAGCGGATCCTCGATCTCATTGCGTCGGCGGGGTAG